One Helicobacter suis HS1 genomic window, TGCACTAAATAGTTATAGCGCATGAGATCATCGCTTCTAAGTTTGCGGCTGATTTTCTCAACCCCTTGGGCATAAATCTGTGATAAAATCTGATACACATTGCTATCAAATCCGCTACCATGCACGGGTGTAACCACGCTAACAGGCATATAACCCCCCGATGAAGTTCTTTCTTGGCGCACGGTAACCCGTGTTCTTACTTGATAACCGGGCAATTCTAAACTGGCTTGATCCAAAGCCTTTTGACTTTTAGGTTCTAGAATTTTAAGCTCTAAAAAGCCCATAGATAAATTGCTATTTTTACCCTCAAGCCCGCCATTGCGTAATCTATCCTCTCTTAAACTAATGTCTTCTAAAACCTTAACATCTCCACTCACTTGTACAAGAATATACCCTTGATTTTGCTCAGTAGCGCTAAGAGGTGTATGGGCTATTGCAACAGAAAAACCCCTTTTTTCTAAAATCATCTGGATTTGATCGAGCATGGAATCTTTAAAGCCTTGTTGCATATTAGCGGGTACATTTTTACTAAAAGTGATGTGCATAGGGGATAATAAAACCAGTAAATGGTTTTTAGGCTGTGGCTTTTCATTTGATTCATAATAAGAAAAGGGAATAGGCCCTTCTGCATGTTTACCTGCCTTCAACCCACAGCCCACACCCAATAAAAGTATAAAGAAAGCTAGGATTATTTCTTTCATGGCCATCCTTAATTAGCGTTTTTTAAAGAAACGGGTAATGATTTTAACAGCCCGCATAAAAAGCTTAAATTTGCTGTAGTTATCCTTAAAAGAACCGCCTCTTTTGCGCATTAGCAAGAATAGGTTGTTTTAAATTCAAAAGGATGTGGGCGGCTCTCCCAAGGGAAGACCTCAGATCTGAATTTAAAACTCTGGTAGGTTTGGATAAATTCCTCACTAAAAACCTCGCCCTTTTTAAGATATTCTTTATTAGCTAGCATTTCCTCAAGCGCACTTCTAAGGGTGTGGGGTAATTGTTTGATCCCCTTCTCTCGAATCTCATCTAAAGTGAGTTTGAATAAATTTATATCCATAGGTTTTCCCGGATCGCTCTTCTGTGCAATCCCTTCTAAACCTGCCATTAAAATAGCTGCAAAAGCCAAATAGGGGTTAGATGAGTTATCTGGAAAACGCAACTCAAAACGCGCGGCCTTGCCCTGTGCCCCATAAGGAATGCGCACACTTGCGCTACGATTTTGTGCTGAATAAGTCAAAATAGAGGGGGCTTCAAAACCCGGAATGAGTCGTTTATACGAGTTGCTAGAGGCATTAGTAAAGGCTGCTAGCCCTCTGGCATGCCTAAGTACCCCGCCTAAAAAGTGTAGAGCCATTTGGCTTAAGTTTTTATACACATCTCCGCTAAAGAGATTTTGCCCCCCTTTCCATAAACTCACATGGGTGTGCATGCCACTTCCATTATCTCCATGCAAGGGTTTTGGCATAAAAGTAGCGGTTTTACCATTAAGATGGGCCACCATTTTAACCACATATTTAAGTTTTTGTACATTGTCTGCGGCCTCTACTAAATTACCAAAGCGCACCCCGATCTCACACTGTGCCTGCGCCACTTCGTGGTGTACCACATAAGTTTCAAGCCCCACTTGGTTTAAAACTTTAACAATCTCAGCGCGGATATCTACAAGCGTATCTGTTGGAGGGGTGGGCAAATACCCGCCTTTATGCCCTGTTCTGTGGCCAAAATTCACCCCCCCCTCAAAACTGCGATCGCGATTCCACTCGCCCTCTTCTGTATCAATTTCATAATACTGGCAGTTAGCGCTATTTTTAATCTTAATAGAATCAAAGATGAAAAACTCATTTTCTGCGCCAAAGTAGGCGGTATCGGCTATGCCTAAATCTTGTAGGTGTTTTAAAGCCCGTTTAGCAATGCTTCTTGGGCATTTTTCATAATCTTGTTCTTTATACACATCCCACACATCACAAAAAACCACTGCCGTAATGTCTGCACTGAAAGGATCTAAAAAGTAGCGGATCAAATCGGGTTTTAAAATCATGTCTGAGCGATCGATGCTTTGCCATGCTGGAATGGAGCTTGCATCAAAGGGGATTCCTTTTTGTAATAAATCCTTATCCACCCCGCCAACAGAATAACCCAGGTGATTCCAAGTACCCTTCACATCAGTAAACCTAAAATCTACAAATTCCACTTCTTTTTCTTTGCAAAATTGCAAAAACTGCGCCACATCAGCATCGCTATTATGTCTATCCATTGTATTCCTTAAGTATTTTTCCTCATTTTAACATGGCATAGCTAATTTTTAGAGGGTACAAAAACAGACTCTGCAAGCGGGGGCATTATTTTGCCAAAATAGGCGTTATAGCAAATGTACAAACCCACACAGAGTACACAAAACGCCACACACATGAAGAAAAGGCAAAGAATGGCATCTATGCTATGGTTAAAAATGGCCT contains:
- a CDS encoding HpaA family protein, which gives rise to MKEIILAFFILLLGVGCGLKAGKHAEGPIPFSYYESNEKPQPKNHLLVLLSPMHITFSKNVPANMQQGFKDSMLDQIQMILEKRGFSVAIAHTPLSATEQNQGYILVQVSGDVKVLEDISLREDRLRNGGLEGKNSNLSMGFLELKILEPKSQKALDQASLELPGYQVRTRVTVRQERTSSGGYMPVSVVTPVHGSGFDSNVYQILSQIYAQGVEKISRKLRSDDLMRYNYLVQKFKKSH
- the glnA gene encoding type I glutamate--ammonia ligase — translated: MDRHNSDADVAQFLQFCKEKEVEFVDFRFTDVKGTWNHLGYSVGGVDKDLLQKGIPFDASSIPAWQSIDRSDMILKPDLIRYFLDPFSADITAVVFCDVWDVYKEQDYEKCPRSIAKRALKHLQDLGIADTAYFGAENEFFIFDSIKIKNSANCQYYEIDTEEGEWNRDRSFEGGVNFGHRTGHKGGYLPTPPTDTLVDIRAEIVKVLNQVGLETYVVHHEVAQAQCEIGVRFGNLVEAADNVQKLKYVVKMVAHLNGKTATFMPKPLHGDNGSGMHTHVSLWKGGQNLFSGDVYKNLSQMALHFLGGVLRHARGLAAFTNASSNSYKRLIPGFEAPSILTYSAQNRSASVRIPYGAQGKAARFELRFPDNSSNPYLAFAAILMAGLEGIAQKSDPGKPMDINLFKLTLDEIREKGIKQLPHTLRSALEEMLANKEYLKKGEVFSEEFIQTYQSFKFRSEVFPWESRPHPFEFKTTYSC